One genomic region from Siniperca chuatsi isolate FFG_IHB_CAS linkage group LG18, ASM2008510v1, whole genome shotgun sequence encodes:
- the LOC122865583 gene encoding uncharacterized protein LOC122865583, which yields MSSGPWILINHWNYVAMTPLYHGLKAVDKSNTQLISTNKTTEKQEGCVTGNKSTSSSPPWNSLGAKPKSKSFPWEMGGRVTGRAQCPEICDATGWLALSSRQNATTQPWTAAKGRVSNKPPQQPSVHLQNKFAPLLQDSGSLSDDLDNLSSSHSRDKIQEESKQEDITQGGRNLEGELPQPPPEESFNHRSREEESPPPSPTTTREDSPFLLPPSSWSSLTR from the exons ATGAGCAGTGGCCCCTGGATACTTATAAATCATTGGAACTATGTGGCAATGACACCACTTTACCATGGACTCAAAGCAGTGGACAAGAGCAACACACAGCTAATTAGCACCAATAAGACTACCGAGAAACAGGAGGGCTGTGTAACGGGTAATAAATCTACAAGTAGTAGTCCTCCCTGGAACTCTCTTGGTGCAAAGCCTAAGAGTAAATCATTTCCCTGGGAAATGGGAGGACGAGTAACAGGCAGAGCCCAGTGCCCTGAGATTTGTGATGCGACTGGCTGGCTTGCATTATCATCCAGGCAGAACGCCACGACACAGCCGTGGACAGCTGCGAAAGGGAGAGTTAGCAACAAACCTCCCCAACAACCAAGTGTGCACCTGCAGAACAAATTTGCTCCACTGTTGCAGGACTCTGGATCTCTGTCTGATGACCTGGATAACCTCTCATCTTCACACAGCAGG gacaagatacaagaggaatcaaaacaAGAGGACATAACACAGGGTGGCAGAAACCTTGAAGGAGAGCTACCCCAGCCCCCGCCTGAAGAGAGCTTTAATCATCGGAGCCGAGAGGAAGAGTCTCCACCCCCCTCACCAACAACCACCCGTGAGGATTCAccctttctccttcctccctcctcttggAGTTCACTGACCAGATGA